In Brassica rapa cultivar Chiifu-401-42 chromosome A06, CAAS_Brap_v3.01, whole genome shotgun sequence, a single window of DNA contains:
- the LOC103873083 gene encoding pentatricopeptide repeat-containing protein At3g49170, chloroplastic: MAMISFSLPSPAKLPVTSPPSVPNRINIADRLILRHLNAGDLRGAISSLDLMARDGIRPTDSATFSTLLKSCIRARDFRLGKLVHSRLAESDIEPDSVLYNSLISLYSKSGDLAGAEDVFETMGRIGKRDNVSWSAMMACYGNNGKELDAIKLFVGFLELGLVPNDYCYTAVIRACSNPENVAVGRVILGFLMKTGYFESDVCVGCSLIDMFVKGENNLENAYKVFDQMSDLNVVTWTLMITRCMQMGFPKEAVRFFLDMVLSGFEADKFTLSSVFSACAELEDMSFGKQLHSWAIRSGMADDVGCSLVDMYAKCSADGSLDDCRKVFDRMEDHSVMSWTALITGYMQRCNLDAEAINLFCEMISQGRVQPNHFTFSSAFKACGNLSDPRVGKQVLGHAFKRGLASNSSVANSVISMFVKSDMMEDARRAFESLSEKNLVSYNTFLDGACRSLDFEEAFELFHEITERELGVSAFTFASLLSGVASIGSIRKGEQLHSQVVKLGLSCNQPVCNALISMYSKCGSIDTASRVFNLMEDRNVISWTSMITGFAKHGFAKRVLETFNQMMEAGVKPNEVTYVAILSACSHVGLVSEGWRNFKSMYEDHKIKPKMEHYACMVDLLCRSGLLTDAFEFINTMPFQADVLVWRTFLGACRVHSNTELGEISSRKILELDPNEPAAYIQLSNIYASTGKWEESAEMRKKMKERNLVKEGGCSWIEVGDKFHKFYVGDTSHPNTHRIYDELDRLIREIKRCGYVPDTDLVLHKLEEEDDVAEKERLLFQHSEKIAVAFGLISTSKSRPVRVFKNLRVCGDCHNAMKYITVVSGREIVLRDLNRFHHFKDGKCSCNDYW, from the exons ATGGCGATGATAAGCTTCTCGCTTCCATCTCCCGCCAAACTCCCGGTTACATCTCCACCGTCCGTTCCAAACCGTATCAACATCGCCGACCGTTTGATCCTCCGCCACCTCAATGCCGGAGATCTCCGGGGAGCGATCTCTTCTCTCGATCTCATGGCTCGAGACGGGATCCGCCCCACAGACTCCGCCACTTTCTCCACCCTCCTCAAGTCTTGTATCCGAGCCCGCGACTTTCGACTCGGGAAACTCGTTCACTCCCGGTTAGCTGAGTCCGATATCGAGCCTGACTCGGTTCTCTACAACTCACTGATCAGCTTGTACTCCAAATCGGGAGACTTGGCGGGAGCAGAGGACGTGTTCGAGACCATGGGGAGAATCGGTAAGCGAGACAATGTTTCGTGGAGTGCTATGATGGCTTGTTACGGTAACAATGGGAAGGAACTCGACGCGATTAAGCTTTTTGTTGGGTTTCTGGAATTGGGTTTAGTGCCGAACGATTATTGTTACACGGCGGTGATCCGCGCTTGCTCGAATCCGGAGAATGTTGCCGTCGGGAGAGTGATTCTAGGGTTTTTGATGAAGACTGGGTACTTTGAATCAGATGTGTGTGTGGGTTGTTCTTTGATTGATATGTTTGTTAAAGGAGAGAATAATCTCGAGAATGCGTATAAGGTGTTCGATCAAATGTCTGACTTAAATGTTGTTACTTGGACGTTGATGATTACTCGGTGTATGCAAATGGGGTTTCCTAAGGAAGCGGTTAGGTTTTTCTTGGACATGGTTTTAAGTGGATTTGAAGCAGATAAGTTCACGCTAAGCTCTGTTTTCTCTGCGTGTGCTGAGTTGGAGGATATGTCCTTTGGAAAGCAGTTGCATTCTTGGGCGATCAGGTCGGGGATGGCGGATGATGTTGGGTGTAGTTTAGTTGACATGTATGCGAAATGTTCTGCGGATGGTTCGTTAGATGATTGCAGGAAGGTGTTTGATAGAATGGAGGATCATAGTGTGATGTCATGGACGGCATTGATCACTGGTTATATGCAAAGATGTAATCTTGACGCAGAGGCTATTAACCTCTTTTGTGAAATGATAAGTCAAGGTCGTGTCCAGCCAAATCATTTCACTTTCTCTAGTGCGTTTAAGGCGTGCGGGAATCTTTCGGATCCACGGGTGGGTAAACAGGTTCTTGGTCATGCGTTTAAAAGAGGGCTTGCTTCGAATAGCTCTGTTGCGAACTCGGTTATCAGCATGTTTGTTAAATCTGATATGATGGAAGACGCCCGGAGAGCTTTTGAATCGCTTTCTGAGAAGAATTTGGTCTCGTATAACACCTTTCTTGACGGAGCCTGCAGGAGTTTGGATTTCGAGGAAGCTTTTGAACTTTTCCATGAGATCACTGAGAGAGAGTTAGGTGTTAGCGCTTTCACTTTTGCTAGCTTGTTGAGTGGAGTTGCAAGTATTGGTTCGATAAGAAAAGGCGAGCAACTTCATTCCCAGGTGGTTAAACTCGGGCTCTCATGCAATCAACCTGTCTGCAACGCTCTGATCTCTATGTATTCCAAATGTGGAAGCATTGACACAGCTTCACGAGTCTTTAATCTAATGGAAGATCGTAATGTCATCTCCTGGACTTCAATGATCACAGGTTTCGCTAAACATGGATTCGCTAAAAGGGTACTGGAAACATTCAACCAAATGATGGAGGCAGGGGTGAAGCCTAATGAGGTCACGTACGTTGCAATCTTGTCTGCATGCAGCCACGTTGGTTTGGTCTCTGAAGGATGGAGAAATTTCAAATCAATGTATGAAGACCACAAGATCAAACCTAAAATGGAACATTATGCTTGTATGGTTGATCTTCTATGTCGGTCCGGGCTTCTCACTGACGCATTTGAGTTCATTAACACAATGCCCTTTCAGGCTGATGTTCTCGTGTGGCGTACGTTTCTTGGAGCGTGCAGAGTTCACAGTAACACAGAGCTTGGAGAGATTTCTTCAAGAAAGATCCTAGAACTCGACCCGAATGAGCCTGCGGCTTATATACAGCTCTCAAATATATACGCTAGTACAG GGAAATGGGAAGAATCTGCagagatgaggaagaagatgaaagagagAAATTTGGTTAAAGAAGGAGGTTGCAGTTGGATAGAGGTGGGAGATAAGTTTCATAAGTTCTACGTAGGCGATACATCTCATCCGAATACTCATCGTATATATGATGAACTGGACCGACTGATCAGAGAGATTAAACGTTGTGGATATGTTCCGGATACGGATCTTGTTCTTCACAAGCTAGAGGAGGAAGATGATGTAGCAGAGAAGGAGAGGTTATTGTTTCAGCACAGCGAGAAAATAGCGGTTGCATTTGGGCTTATAAGCACGAGTAAGTCGAGACCGGTTAGAGTGTTCAAGAACTTGCGAGTATGCGGAGATTGCCATAACGCAATGAAGTATATAACAGTGGTCTCTGGTAGAGAGATTGTGTTGAGAGATTTGAATCGCTTTCATCATTTTAAAGATGGAAAATGTTCTTGTAATGACTATTGGTGA
- the LOC103873081 gene encoding O-acyltransferase WSD1 yields the protein MEIKVEPKAMEIKVEPKTMEIKLEQEAMEIKIHRVTPEATLKKTKEEEQPLSPAARVFHAPAFNCYVITVIGVKKKIEPDVVIEGLKQTLIRHPRFSSKMVNKTNKNKQTQRWVRTNVVANNHVIVPDIQTQNIENANADKFLDSYVSDLTLVPLDTSKPLWELHLLDLRTSDAENVAVLKFHHSLGDGMSLMALVLACMRKTSNLNELPTLPYQNRTSSGSSRLTGGSWSGFRFLWLFMVLWSTIMLVLNTICDALKFIATAMFLKDTKTPIKGDYRLSKPKRMSLVHLTVSLDDIKLIKTNMKMTVNDVVIGVTQAGLSKYLERRYGEKKNVVGDDQKSKKNSNDMPKRIRLRSALLVNLRPTTGIQDLADMMDKGSKCRWGNMIGYIVFPFSIGLRKDPLEHLGTAKRIIDRKKNSLEAALTFIVGKFMIKAFGVKVTANLLNRMLSNTTMSFSNLIGPIEEISFFGHPITYMAPSVYGHPHALTMHFQSYMNKMTISLTVDPTVIINPHQLLDDWEESLRTIKTAVQERGSTLQ from the exons ATGGAGATTAAGGTCGAACCGAAAGCTATGGAAATTAAGGTCGAGCCGAAAACTATGGAGATTAAGCTCGAACAGGAAGCTATGGAGATTAAGATACATCGAGTCACACCAGAGGCAACCCTGAAGAAAACGAAAGAAGAAGAGCAACCGCTTAGTCCGGCGGCGCGTGTGTTCCACGCACCGGCGTTCAATTGTTATGTAATAACGGTGATTGGTGTTAAGAAGAAGATCGAGCCAGATGTGGTTATCGAAGGATTAAAGCAAACTTTGATCAGACACCCTCGTTTCTCCAGTAAAATG gtcaacaaaacaaacaaaaataaacaaacacaaaGATGGGTTCGGACAAACGTGGTCGCCAATAATCATGTCATCGTACCAGACATCCAAACGCAAAACATAGAGAACGCAAACGCAGACAAATTTCTTGATAGTTATGTCTCCGATCTCACGCTGGTCCCTTTAGACACCTCGAAGCCATTATGGGAGCTTCACCTACTCGATTTAAGAACATCCGATGCTGAAAACGTCGCCGTTTTGAAGTTTCATCACTCTTTAGGAGATGGTATGTCTCTAATGGCCCTTGTCCTCGCTTGCATGCGTAAAACATCGAACCTTAACGAGCTCCCGACTCTACCGTACCAAAACCGAACGTCATCTGGATCTTCACGGTTAACGGGAGGTTCATGGAGTGGTTTCCGGTTCTTGTGGTTATTTATGGTTCTATGGTCCACGATTATGTTGGTTTTAAATACGATTTGTGATGCTTTGAAGTTCATTGCTACGGCAATGTTCCTTAAGGACACCAAAACACCAATCAAAGGCGATTACCGGCTAAGTAAGCCTAAACGGATGTCTTTGGTTCATCTTACCGTAAGCTTAGACGACATAAAGCTAATCAAGACTAACATGAAGATG aCTGTCAACGATGTTGTAATTGGAGTAACTCAGGCTGGTCTCTCGAAATACTTAGAGAGAAGATATG GAGAAAAGAAGAATGTAGTAGGAGACgatcaaaaatctaaaaagaATTCAAATGATATGCCTAAAAGAATAAGGCTAAGATCAGCTCTTCTTGTAAACTTAAGACCCACCACTGGAATTCAG GATCTAGCTGATATGATGGATAAAGGATCTAAGTGTAGATGGGGTAATATGATCGGCTACATTGTGTTTCCGTTTTCTATCGGTCTACGAAAGGATCCCTTAGAACATCTTGGAACAGCCAAAAGGATCATCGACCGGAAGAAAAACTCGTTGGAAGCTGCACTAACATTCATCGTTGGTAAATTCATGATTAAAGCGTTTGGTGTTAAG GTGACAGCTAATCTATTAAATAGAATGTTGTCAAACACAACGATGTCCTTTTCAAACTTGATTGGTCCCATTGAAGAAATTAGTTTCTTTGGACATCCTATCACTTACATGGCCCCCAGTGTTTATGGCCACCCCCAT GCTTTGACGATGCATTTCCAAAGTTACATGAACAAGATGACGATTTCGTTGACAGTAGATCCAACGGTCATAATCAATCCTCATCAGCTACTTGACGACTGGGAGGAATCTCTAAGAACCATCAAAACTGCTGTACAAGAAAGAGGCTCCACTCTTCAGTAA